From Leptolyngbyaceae cyanobacterium, a single genomic window includes:
- a CDS encoding RNA helicase, producing the protein MKGFSTVAELDLKELFPFELDRFQLDAIAALNADRSVVVCAPTGSGKTLVGEYAIYRALAHNRRVFYTTPLKALSNQKWRDFSEQFGAQTVGLLTGDMSINREAPILVMTTEIFRNMLYGTPIGEVGTSLVGVETVVLDECHYMNDRQRGTVWEESIIYCPHEIQLVALSATVANSQQLTDWIGQVHGPTDLIYSDFRPVPLEFHFCNTKGLFPLLNENSTKLSPRLKPKSGQNKPANRKPESPSITYVLSHLAQRDMLPAIYFIFSRRGCDQAVTEAADLELVNKREARELKTRIDEFLVRFPEAGRVGQVEPLYRGIAAHHAGILPTWKGFVEELFQLGLIKVVFATETLAAGINMPARTTVISSLSKRTDRGHRLLNASEFLQMAGRAGRRGMDERGYVVTVQTPFEGAKEAAYLATSQPDPLVSQFSPSYGMVLNLLQTHTIEEAQELVERSFGKYLATLYLEPQRQEIARLSAELEKVQSHLESLDPAVLANYEKLQQRLRVERQLLKTLQQQSASMQAGDLGVALNYAIAGTILSLKGKHVPVPTPIPATLVTKVPGPGQSPYLICLGRDNRWYVVASVDVAGFHAELPRITAVDSLGGPPAELPMKAGSVRNGNEVTAAIASTIPTPPPPEEAAEVYAQGERVKAIEAQLQNHPIHQWGNPGTLIKRYRRVESLQEELSDRQEKFERQAQRHWEEFIDLINILQGFGCLEGLQPTIMGQAAAAIRGDNELWLGLALMSGEFDRLDPHHLAAACSALVTETPRPDAYTKYEPSPEVEQAIDRLRNIRRQLFQMQRRHYVALPVWLEDKLIGLVEQWALGVEWVHLCENTTLDEGDVVRMLRRTLDFLSQIPHVPHASDSLKRNAQRALQLMDRFPVNEIVG; encoded by the coding sequence GTGAAAGGTTTTTCTACCGTAGCAGAGCTAGACCTGAAAGAATTATTCCCATTTGAACTGGATCGATTCCAGTTAGATGCGATCGCGGCATTAAACGCCGATCGATCGGTGGTAGTTTGCGCCCCCACCGGATCGGGAAAAACATTAGTGGGAGAATACGCCATTTACCGTGCCTTAGCCCACAATCGGCGGGTATTTTACACCACGCCGTTAAAAGCTTTGTCCAACCAAAAATGGCGAGACTTTAGCGAACAGTTCGGTGCCCAAACAGTAGGATTGCTGACAGGGGATATGTCGATCAACCGGGAAGCCCCAATCCTGGTGATGACTACGGAAATTTTTCGCAATATGCTTTACGGGACACCCATAGGAGAAGTAGGCACTTCTTTAGTAGGGGTAGAAACGGTAGTGCTGGATGAATGTCACTACATGAACGATCGCCAGCGGGGTACCGTTTGGGAAGAATCAATTATTTATTGTCCCCACGAAATTCAATTAGTAGCCCTTTCTGCCACAGTTGCCAACTCTCAACAACTCACCGACTGGATCGGACAAGTACATGGGCCAACAGACTTAATTTATTCGGATTTTCGCCCAGTACCTTTAGAATTTCACTTTTGCAACACCAAAGGGCTATTTCCCTTATTAAACGAGAATAGTACGAAACTCAGTCCTCGCTTGAAACCAAAAAGCGGACAAAACAAACCAGCTAACCGAAAACCAGAAAGTCCCAGCATTACCTACGTACTCAGTCACCTGGCGCAGAGAGATATGCTGCCAGCAATTTATTTTATCTTCAGTCGCCGGGGCTGCGACCAAGCAGTGACAGAAGCGGCAGACTTAGAATTGGTAAACAAAAGAGAAGCGCGAGAATTAAAAACAAGAATTGACGAATTTTTAGTTCGTTTTCCAGAAGCGGGGCGTGTAGGACAGGTAGAACCCCTTTATCGGGGTATTGCTGCCCACCATGCCGGAATTTTGCCGACTTGGAAAGGTTTTGTGGAAGAACTATTCCAATTGGGTTTAATTAAAGTGGTGTTTGCTACCGAAACTTTGGCAGCTGGGATTAATATGCCTGCCAGAACAACGGTAATTTCCAGTTTATCCAAACGTACCGATCGCGGACACAGGCTGCTGAATGCTTCGGAATTCTTGCAAATGGCAGGGCGGGCAGGACGGCGGGGAATGGACGAACGGGGCTATGTAGTAACCGTACAAACTCCCTTTGAAGGGGCAAAAGAAGCGGCTTACTTGGCAACATCTCAACCAGATCCGTTAGTGAGTCAGTTTAGCCCCAGTTACGGTATGGTGCTGAACTTGCTGCAAACTCACACGATCGAAGAAGCGCAAGAACTGGTAGAACGCAGTTTTGGTAAGTACTTGGCTACTTTATATCTGGAACCGCAACGGCAAGAAATCGCCCGGTTATCGGCAGAATTAGAGAAAGTGCAGTCTCATTTGGAAAGTCTCGATCCGGCTGTGTTGGCTAATTATGAAAAGTTACAACAAAGATTGCGGGTAGAAAGACAATTACTGAAAACTTTACAGCAGCAGTCGGCTTCCATGCAGGCTGGCGATTTGGGGGTCGCTTTAAATTACGCGATCGCAGGTACTATTCTCAGCTTAAAAGGCAAGCACGTACCCGTTCCCACACCCATACCAGCTACTTTAGTTACCAAAGTACCTGGCCCAGGCCAAAGCCCTTATCTGATTTGCTTGGGACGAGATAATCGTTGGTACGTAGTTGCCAGCGTTGATGTAGCAGGGTTTCATGCCGAATTGCCTCGCATTACGGCAGTGGATAGCTTGGGAGGGCCACCAGCAGAACTACCGATGAAGGCAGGTAGCGTGCGTAACGGTAATGAGGTGACTGCTGCGATCGCTTCCACGATACCAACTCCGCCGCCCCCAGAGGAAGCCGCAGAAGTATACGCCCAAGGGGAACGAGTCAAAGCGATCGAAGCCCAACTGCAAAATCACCCCATCCACCAATGGGGTAACCCCGGTACTTTAATCAAACGGTATCGGCGGGTGGAAAGTTTGCAGGAAGAATTAAGCGATCGACAAGAAAAATTCGAGCGGCAAGCCCAACGCCACTGGGAAGAATTTATCGATCTGATCAATATTTTACAAGGCTTTGGCTGCTTGGAAGGACTGCAACCCACCATTATGGGTCAAGCTGCCGCCGCCATTCGAGGCGATAATGAGCTATGGTTAGGGCTGGCATTGATGTCTGGGGAATTCGATCGCCTAGACCCCCATCACCTAGCCGCCGCCTGTTCTGCTTTAGTTACCGAAACACCCCGCCCAGACGCTTATACTAAGTACGAGCCAAGTCCAGAAGTGGAACAAGCAATAGATAGATTGCGAAATATCCGACGCCAGCTATTCCAAATGCAGCGTCGCCATTACGTAGCCTTACCAGTCTGGTTGGAAGATAAATTAATTGGTTTAGTGGAACAATGGGCATTAGGCGTTGAGTGGGTGCATCTGTGTGAAAACACTACTTTAGATGAAGGAGATGTAGTGCGGATGTTACGCAGAACCTTAGATTTTCTCTCCCAAATTCCTCATGTACCTCATGCGTCAGACTCCCTAAAACGCAATGCCCAACGCGCTTTGCAACTGATGGATCGGTTCCCAGTAAATGAGATTGTTGGGTAA
- a CDS encoding ssl1498 family light-harvesting-like protein gives MPYTTEEGGRLNNFAIEPKIYEAAPPSKAQQRNYVIMGVAALALVGGLIAIAFSASSIG, from the coding sequence ATGCCTTATACAACGGAAGAAGGTGGACGCCTAAACAATTTTGCGATCGAACCCAAAATTTATGAGGCAGCACCTCCGAGCAAAGCCCAACAGCGGAACTATGTCATTATGGGCGTGGCGGCTCTAGCTCTGGTTGGCGGCTTGATCGCGATCGCATTCTCTGCGTCTAGCATTGGTTAA
- a CDS encoding thiazole synthase, producing the protein MQTLEKSVSQLVDQPLIIAGKTFQSRLMTGTGKYRNIAEMQQSIAASGCGIVTVAVRRVQNNAPGHEGLAEAIDWTKIWMLPNTAGCQTAEEAIRVARLGREMAKLLGQEDNNFVKLEVIPDPKYLLPDPIGTLEAAEKLVKEGFAVLPYINADPLLAKRLAEAGCATVMPLASPIGSGQGLKNAANIQIIIDNSTVPVVVDAGIGSPSEAAAAMEMGADALLINTAIAQATNSPAMARAMALAAEAGRLAYLSGRIPVKAYASASSPLTGTIS; encoded by the coding sequence ATGCAAACTCTCGAAAAATCCGTTTCTCAACTTGTCGATCAACCCCTGATTATTGCTGGAAAAACCTTTCAATCTCGCTTAATGACGGGAACTGGTAAATATCGCAATATCGCAGAGATGCAGCAAAGTATTGCCGCTAGCGGTTGCGGAATCGTGACGGTGGCGGTGCGGCGGGTACAAAACAACGCGCCCGGACATGAAGGGTTGGCAGAAGCGATCGACTGGACTAAAATTTGGATGTTGCCCAACACGGCTGGCTGTCAAACAGCAGAAGAAGCAATTCGCGTAGCCAGATTAGGACGCGAAATGGCTAAATTGCTGGGGCAGGAAGATAATAATTTCGTCAAATTAGAAGTTATCCCCGATCCTAAGTATCTATTGCCCGATCCGATCGGTACTCTGGAAGCAGCAGAAAAATTAGTCAAAGAAGGTTTTGCCGTTTTACCTTATATTAATGCTGACCCACTGCTGGCTAAACGTTTGGCAGAAGCGGGTTGCGCCACTGTAATGCCTTTGGCTTCCCCCATCGGTTCCGGACAAGGTTTGAAAAACGCCGCCAATATCCAAATAATTATTGACAATTCTACCGTTCCCGTGGTAGTAGATGCGGGAATTGGTTCTCCCAGCGAAGCAGCAGCGGCAATGGAAATGGGGGCAGATGCTTTATTAATTAATACGGCGATCGCGCAAGCGACCAATTCCCCCGCTATGGCACGAGCAATGGCTTTAGCCGCCGAAGCAGGCCGTTTAGCTTATTTATCTGGCAGAATTCCCGTGAAAGCTTACGCTAGCGCTAGTTCTCCCTTGACTGGGACTATTAGTTAG
- the thiO gene encoding glycine oxidase ThiO, translating to MNILNDILIIGGGIIGLSVAIELKLRGATVTVLTRDFSEAAAHAAAGMLAPQAEQIPPSPMLDLCLRSRALYPDWTRKLEEITGLDTGYWPCGILSPVYTCEQQHQQNHTSATSPVSIWLDDTAIHQHQPALSSEVIGGWWYPEDGQVDNRALAKTLWTAAQQLGVKISQGVQVEKLVIHNQQITYVQTSQGDWQAEHYVLASGAWANQLLPVQVSPTKGQMLSVRVPSSTQPLKQVLFGDEIYIVPRQNGRIVIGATSENVGFTPHNTPAGIQALLARAIRLYPELQDFTIEEFWWGFRPATPDELPILGASPYENLTLASGHYRNGILLAPITALLIANSLWEEKLDPLLPHFHYARFAN from the coding sequence ATGAATATATTAAACGACATCTTAATTATCGGCGGCGGCATCATTGGCCTTTCTGTGGCGATCGAACTAAAATTAAGAGGCGCAACTGTCACGGTTTTAACGCGAGACTTCTCAGAAGCCGCCGCCCATGCAGCGGCTGGAATGCTAGCCCCCCAAGCCGAACAAATACCCCCTAGTCCCATGCTGGACTTATGTCTGCGTAGTCGGGCGCTTTATCCAGATTGGACGAGAAAATTAGAAGAAATCACCGGTTTAGACACCGGATACTGGCCTTGTGGTATTCTCTCTCCTGTCTATACCTGCGAACAACAGCATCAACAAAATCACACTTCGGCTACATCTCCGGTTAGCATTTGGTTAGATGATACAGCTATTCATCAACACCAACCCGCACTCAGTTCAGAAGTGATAGGTGGGTGGTGGTATCCCGAAGATGGTCAAGTTGACAACCGCGCCTTAGCAAAAACCTTGTGGACAGCAGCCCAACAATTAGGTGTTAAAATTTCCCAAGGCGTACAAGTGGAAAAATTGGTAATTCACAATCAGCAAATTACCTATGTCCAAACCTCTCAAGGAGATTGGCAAGCCGAACATTATGTTTTAGCTAGTGGCGCTTGGGCAAATCAATTATTGCCAGTGCAAGTATCTCCCACCAAAGGACAAATGCTATCAGTACGAGTACCATCATCAACCCAACCTTTAAAGCAGGTTTTGTTTGGCGATGAAATTTATATCGTACCTCGTCAAAATGGCAGAATTGTCATCGGAGCAACCAGTGAAAATGTAGGATTTACTCCTCATAATACACCAGCCGGAATCCAAGCCTTGCTAGCCAGAGCAATTCGACTTTATCCAGAATTACAAGATTTTACCATAGAAGAATTTTGGTGGGGATTTCGACCGGCAACACCAGATGAGTTACCTATTCTTGGCGCTAGCCCCTACGAAAATCTGACATTAGCATCTGGTCACTATCGTAACGGTATTTTGTTAGCTCCCATCACTGCTTTACTAATAGCAAATTCGCTCTGGGAAGAAAAACTCGATCCTCTTTTACCACATTTCCATTATGCTCGGTTTGCCAATTAA
- a CDS encoding 2Fe-2S iron-sulfur cluster-binding protein — MPKVAAQGKTFECAPGANLRNVLLENGVELYNDKAKQLNCRGIGTCGTCAVKVEGQVSEPSWREKARLSLPPHSPSKTLRLACQTKVLGDVSVTKYDGMWGQGDRAVWTPES; from the coding sequence ATGCCAAAAGTAGCTGCACAAGGGAAGACTTTTGAATGTGCTCCTGGCGCAAATTTACGTAACGTTCTTCTAGAAAATGGAGTTGAGCTATACAACGACAAAGCTAAACAATTGAACTGTCGCGGCATAGGTACTTGTGGTACTTGTGCGGTGAAAGTAGAAGGGCAAGTTTCCGAACCTAGCTGGCGAGAAAAAGCTCGCTTGTCCCTTCCTCCCCATTCTCCCTCGAAAACCCTTCGTTTAGCCTGTCAAACCAAGGTTTTAGGTGATGTTTCCGTGACAAAATATGATGGGATGTGGGGACAAGGCGATCGCGCTGTCTGGACACCCGAAAGCTAG
- the cimA gene encoding citramalate synthase, whose product MTKDTSNQICIYDTTLRDGAQREGLSLSLEDKLRIAHQLDQLGIPFIEGGWPGANPKDVQFFWKLKEQPLTQAEAVAFCSTRRPGVLAAEDSMLQAILAAGTRWVTIFGKSWDLHVTESLKTSLEENLAMIRDTIEYLRSQKRRVIYDAEHWFDGYKHNSEYALKTLEIALASGAEWIVLCDTNGGTLPHEVSQVVRNVIEAFPILAMEGDAASSPTPKLGIHTHNDGDMAVANSLAAVREGVRMVQGTINGYGERCGNANLCSVIPNLQLKLGYDCIKDEELAQLTKASRLISEIANLAPDEHAAFVGVSAFAHKGGIHVSAVERNPYTYEHLEPEKIGNRRRIVISDQAGLSNVLAKARTFGIDLDKQNPACRQILNRLKELENQGYQFEAAEASFELLMREALGQRQKFFTLKGFQVHCDIVPCDTEGECVPYALATIKVAVNGKDILEAAEGNGPVAALDAALRKALVNFYPAIANYELKDYKVRILDGHTGTSAKTRVLVESSNGHQRWTTVGVSTNILEASYQAVVEGLEYGLLLHSSVKTALTT is encoded by the coding sequence ATGACTAAGGATACATCTAACCAAATTTGCATATACGATACTACTCTGCGGGATGGCGCTCAAAGAGAAGGACTATCCCTATCATTAGAAGATAAATTGCGGATAGCCCATCAATTAGACCAATTGGGCATACCTTTTATTGAAGGTGGATGGCCGGGAGCGAATCCCAAGGACGTACAATTTTTTTGGAAACTGAAGGAACAACCCCTCACCCAAGCAGAGGCGGTGGCTTTTTGTTCTACGCGAAGACCGGGAGTTTTAGCGGCTGAGGATTCCATGCTCCAAGCGATTTTGGCCGCAGGTACTCGCTGGGTGACAATTTTTGGCAAATCTTGGGATTTGCACGTTACGGAAAGTTTAAAGACGAGTTTAGAAGAGAATTTGGCGATGATCCGAGATACGATCGAGTATCTCAGAAGCCAGAAGCGACGGGTAATTTACGATGCGGAACATTGGTTTGATGGTTACAAGCATAATAGCGAATATGCTTTGAAAACTTTGGAAATCGCTCTAGCATCTGGTGCAGAATGGATCGTACTGTGTGACACTAACGGCGGTACGCTTCCCCACGAAGTTAGCCAAGTTGTCCGGAATGTCATCGAAGCTTTTCCCATTTTGGCAATGGAAGGAGATGCTGCTTCATCTCCTACTCCCAAATTAGGCATCCACACCCACAATGACGGAGATATGGCAGTGGCAAATTCTCTAGCAGCCGTCAGAGAAGGTGTGAGAATGGTACAAGGCACGATCAACGGCTATGGCGAACGCTGCGGTAATGCCAACCTTTGCTCTGTGATCCCCAATTTACAACTGAAACTAGGTTATGACTGTATCAAAGACGAAGAACTGGCACAATTAACCAAAGCCAGCCGTTTGATCAGCGAAATTGCTAATTTAGCACCCGACGAACACGCCGCATTTGTAGGAGTTTCTGCTTTTGCTCATAAGGGTGGTATTCATGTTAGCGCAGTTGAGCGCAATCCCTACACTTACGAACACCTAGAACCAGAAAAAATCGGCAACCGTCGCCGCATCGTGATTTCCGACCAAGCAGGCTTAAGTAATGTTTTAGCAAAAGCTCGCACTTTTGGCATCGATTTAGACAAGCAAAATCCTGCTTGTCGTCAAATTCTCAATCGCCTGAAAGAATTGGAAAATCAAGGTTATCAATTTGAAGCAGCAGAGGCGAGTTTTGAGTTGCTAATGCGGGAAGCGTTGGGACAAAGGCAGAAATTCTTTACCCTCAAAGGTTTTCAAGTCCATTGCGATATCGTTCCTTGCGATACGGAAGGTGAGTGCGTTCCTTACGCTCTCGCTACCATTAAAGTAGCTGTCAATGGCAAAGATATTTTGGAAGCAGCCGAAGGAAATGGCCCTGTTGCCGCTTTAGATGCTGCCTTACGCAAAGCTTTGGTGAACTTTTACCCGGCAATTGCTAATTACGAGCTAAAAGATTACAAGGTGCGGATTCTCGACGGACATACGGGAACTTCTGCCAAAACTCGCGTTTTAGTTGAGTCTAGCAACGGTCATCAACGTTGGACGACGGTGGGAGTTTCTACCAACATTTTGGAAGCTTCTTATCAAGCGGTAGTGGAAGGATTAGAGTATGGTTTGTTGCTGCATTCTTCCGTCAAGACGGCGCTGACTACCTGA
- a CDS encoding CHAT domain-containing protein produces MNVLQEDLAARQKAGERIGIAQTLNKIGEIYVLFGNYNQALDVHQQALAIYQELRNPQGEANTLGYLGNVYFNAGQYKQVEDLFRQKLNNLRKIGDRAGEKLIVEVMSRYLANEWGFKAGQGIFISLALHKRLGEGKLSWQEQLEITELNLFINRETEDLNREIDTLHGMGWIYRNLGHYSRALDFYQQAIEIAKKQGKPFSQAFLLVELGILYTDLAQYDRALSFLQESLTLKASLSENEKDFIGHFIFNKLGLVYSKLGQYERALVFFEQALAKPGFDLPNILNNIGSTYFKMGDYPKALESYQKALGGRLVGEPGMNGFILNQIGLVKTKIGNYPEALEDYQKALSLFQQIGDRPGEGLTLSNMGETLLKQGSFTEATEKLLAAIKILESLRSELSDANKVSIFETQFRTYSVLQQALIKQNKIESALEIAERGRARAFVELLAKRLSSNLNEEIKINPLTIEQIKQIAKERKATLVEYSIITDDVQVTGQPKERESELYIWVVKPTGEVLFRQVDIKSLWQQQKISFTDLIFSSRDSIGVRGRGIAVAARVESGRSIAKFQQLHQLLIEPIADLLPTDPNARIVFMPQGELFLVPFAALQDASGKYLIEKHTILTAPAIQVLDLTSQQRKRLSRESLSLGGKEALIVGNPTMPSVATEVGQSAERLPSLPGAEREAKAIAQLLGTKALTGNQATKASILGQISQARLIHLATHGLLDDFLGQGIPGAIALAPSGDDNGLLTASEILDLKLNAELVVLSACDTGRGKITGDGVIGLSRSLILAGVPSAIVSLWAVPDAPTASLMTEFYQNLQKQPDKAFALRQAMLTTMQQHPNPRDWAAFTLIGEAE; encoded by the coding sequence TTGAATGTATTACAGGAAGATTTAGCCGCTCGCCAAAAAGCAGGCGAGCGAATTGGAATTGCCCAAACATTAAACAAAATTGGCGAAATATACGTTTTGTTTGGCAATTATAATCAAGCATTAGATGTACATCAGCAAGCTTTAGCAATTTATCAAGAATTGAGAAATCCTCAAGGTGAAGCAAATACACTGGGGTATTTGGGAAACGTTTATTTTAATGCTGGACAATATAAACAAGTTGAAGACTTATTTCGTCAAAAGTTAAATAACTTAAGAAAAATAGGCGATCGCGCTGGTGAAAAGCTTATTGTGGAAGTTATGAGTCGTTACCTAGCGAATGAATGGGGTTTTAAGGCAGGACAAGGCATTTTTATATCACTTGCTCTCCACAAAAGACTTGGCGAAGGAAAGCTTTCATGGCAAGAGCAGTTAGAAATTACCGAATTAAACTTATTTATTAATCGGGAAACTGAAGATCTAAATCGTGAAATAGATACTCTTCATGGAATGGGTTGGATTTATCGAAATCTGGGACATTATTCCCGTGCTTTAGATTTTTATCAGCAAGCAATCGAGATTGCGAAAAAACAAGGAAAACCTTTTTCCCAAGCATTTTTATTAGTTGAATTGGGTATCCTTTATACGGATTTAGCACAGTACGATCGAGCCTTATCCTTTCTTCAGGAATCTTTGACTTTAAAAGCTTCTCTTTCTGAGAATGAAAAGGATTTTATAGGACATTTTATTTTTAATAAACTAGGCTTAGTTTATAGTAAACTTGGTCAGTACGAACGAGCTTTAGTTTTTTTTGAGCAAGCTTTAGCAAAACCAGGATTCGATTTACCAAATATTCTCAACAATATCGGCTCAACCTACTTTAAAATGGGTGATTATCCCAAAGCATTAGAGTCATATCAAAAAGCTTTAGGTGGTCGTTTAGTCGGCGAGCCCGGAATGAACGGATTTATTTTGAATCAGATTGGTTTAGTTAAAACTAAAATTGGTAACTATCCTGAAGCATTAGAAGATTATCAAAAAGCTTTATCGCTTTTTCAACAAATTGGAGACCGTCCTGGCGAAGGGTTAACTCTTAGCAATATGGGTGAAACTTTGCTCAAACAAGGAAGTTTTACCGAAGCAACAGAAAAATTATTAGCTGCTATTAAAATACTAGAATCTCTCCGCTCAGAATTAAGCGATGCTAATAAAGTTTCAATCTTTGAAACTCAATTCCGTACCTACAGCGTTCTTCAACAAGCCCTGATTAAACAAAATAAAATTGAATCTGCTCTAGAAATTGCTGAAAGAGGACGTGCGCGTGCTTTTGTTGAGTTGTTAGCCAAGCGTTTATCATCTAACTTAAATGAAGAAATAAAGATAAATCCATTAACAATCGAACAAATTAAGCAAATTGCTAAAGAACGTAAAGCTACTCTGGTTGAATATTCAATTATTACAGATGATGTTCAAGTTACAGGTCAACCAAAAGAGCGAGAATCAGAACTGTATATTTGGGTAGTTAAGCCGACAGGAGAAGTGTTATTTCGTCAAGTAGATATTAAATCTTTGTGGCAGCAACAAAAAATTTCTTTTACCGATTTAATTTTTAGCAGTCGTGATTCCATCGGTGTCAGAGGTCGCGGTATTGCAGTCGCAGCTAGAGTAGAGAGTGGAAGGTCGATCGCAAAATTCCAGCAATTACATCAACTTTTGATCGAACCGATCGCAGACCTACTACCAACCGATCCTAATGCTCGGATCGTCTTTATGCCACAAGGGGAACTGTTTCTCGTTCCTTTTGCAGCTTTACAAGATGCGTCTGGTAAATACTTGATTGAAAAACATACTATCCTGACTGCTCCTGCCATTCAAGTATTAGATTTGACTAGCCAGCAACGAAAACGCTTAAGTAGGGAAAGCCTTTCTTTAGGAGGTAAAGAAGCTTTAATTGTCGGAAATCCTACTATGCCTAGCGTAGCTACGGAAGTTGGTCAATCAGCGGAACGGTTACCGAGTTTACCAGGCGCGGAAAGGGAAGCAAAGGCAATTGCTCAACTTCTGGGTACGAAAGCTCTGACCGGAAATCAAGCTACAAAAGCTTCTATCTTAGGACAGATTTCGCAAGCGAGATTAATTCATTTGGCAACTCACGGTTTACTGGATGATTTTCTCGGTCAGGGGATACCGGGTGCGATCGCGCTGGCTCCTTCAGGCGATGATAATGGTTTACTGACGGCTAGTGAAATCCTCGATCTGAAGCTAAACGCTGAATTAGTGGTGTTGAGCGCTTGCGACACTGGGAGGGGAAAAATTACTGGCGATGGCGTGATCGGACTATCTCGCAGTTTGATCTTGGCGGGTGTACCCAGTGCGATCGTATCTCTCTGGGCGGTTCCCGATGCCCCTACAGCCTCCCTGATGACAGAATTTTATCAAAATCTGCAAAAACAGCCAGATAAGGCTTTCGCCCTCCGACAGGCAATGCTGACGACGATGCAACAACATCCGAATCCTAGAGACTGGGCGGCATTTACTTTGATCGGGGAAGCGGAATGA
- a CDS encoding DUF4327 family protein, translated as MTQQVIHPMVKMQRQVRSLVESNLVKSTDSIWKIALLYGDEWPHWKKELLEFGFSTQDPISELLAVEAWEEE; from the coding sequence ATGACTCAGCAAGTTATTCACCCAATGGTGAAGATGCAACGTCAGGTGAGATCGCTAGTGGAATCCAACTTGGTTAAATCCACTGATAGCATCTGGAAAATCGCCCTCCTCTACGGAGATGAGTGGCCCCATTGGAAGAAAGAATTACTCGAATTTGGTTTTTCGACTCAAGATCCCATTAGCGAACTGCTCGCTGTAGAAGCTTGGGAAGAAGAATAA
- a CDS encoding protein kinase yields the protein MGFSSVVTLTLLHPQQSAPLQQWRFENEDVIRIGRSPDNDVVLSDSRVSRYHLELRRIDISNAKAGGNFASIAWRMFNQGTNGTFLDGVLVSQAWLADGSQLQLAQGGPLLKFQIESPVRPTPTSANCTHTGNAPGNLFCIHCGQPLQVQRTVRQYQILRPLGQGGMGTTYLAWVPPDQNRSSETSDERKGLVVIKEMNADMAEITKARELFEREARTLKNLNHPGIPQFFDFFTEAGKKYLVMELIHGQDLEKRVQKSGPVPPRQAIEWMIQTCEVLEYIHQQEPPLIHRDIKPANLLVKTIDRRIVVLDFGAVKEIGTPLATRIGAEGYSAPEQDRGQPVTQSDLYAIGPTLIFLVTGEMPMRFYRKQGRNYQFQLQDIPTITPKLRDVIETVTKSQVRDRYQTAGELSLALVACL from the coding sequence ATGGGATTTTCCAGTGTGGTCACGCTGACCCTCTTACATCCCCAACAATCTGCTCCCCTGCAACAGTGGCGCTTTGAAAACGAAGATGTCATTCGGATCGGTCGCTCTCCCGATAACGACGTGGTGTTGAGCGATAGTCGGGTTTCTCGCTATCACCTGGAACTCCGACGAATAGACATCTCAAACGCCAAGGCAGGGGGCAATTTTGCGTCGATCGCTTGGCGGATGTTCAATCAAGGTACTAATGGAACTTTCTTAGATGGGGTTTTGGTGTCTCAAGCTTGGCTGGCAGATGGCTCCCAACTCCAATTAGCTCAGGGTGGCCCCTTGTTGAAGTTTCAAATTGAGTCCCCAGTACGCCCTACGCCTACTAGCGCCAACTGCACTCATACTGGTAATGCTCCCGGTAATTTGTTCTGCATTCACTGCGGCCAACCCTTGCAAGTTCAACGCACTGTTCGCCAATATCAGATATTGCGGCCTTTGGGACAAGGCGGTATGGGTACTACTTACCTGGCATGGGTGCCGCCAGACCAAAATCGCTCGTCTGAAACCAGCGACGAAAGAAAGGGGTTAGTGGTAATTAAGGAAATGAATGCAGATATGGCAGAAATCACCAAGGCCAGGGAGTTATTTGAAAGGGAAGCTAGAACCCTGAAAAATCTCAACCATCCCGGTATTCCTCAATTTTTTGACTTTTTTACCGAAGCTGGCAAAAAATATCTGGTGATGGAGCTAATTCACGGTCAAGACCTGGAAAAACGGGTGCAGAAAAGCGGACCCGTACCTCCACGACAAGCGATCGAGTGGATGATCCAGACCTGTGAGGTGTTGGAATATATTCACCAACAAGAACCTCCCCTGATTCACCGCGACATTAAACCAGCTAATTTGTTGGTGAAAACGATCGATCGCCGGATCGTAGTGCTCGATTTCGGAGCCGTCAAGGAAATCGGTACTCCTTTGGCTACTCGCATTGGCGCAGAGGGATATAGCGCACCGGAACAAGACAGAGGGCAACCAGTCACCCAATCTGACCTTTACGCCATCGGCCCGACATTGATCTTTCTGGTCACCGGCGAAATGCCCATGCGGTTTTATCGAAAGCAGGGACGAAATTACCAGTTCCAGTTGCAGGATATTCCCACTATTACGCCTAAGTTACGAGATGTAATCGAAACAGTTACTAAAAGCCAGGTCAGGGATCGCTATCAAACTGCTGGGGAGTTAAGCTTAGCTTTGGTAGCTTGTTTATAG